The DNA window TCTGAGCTCCACCGGATTCCGGCATCGGACAGATACACAAAAACACAACTATGAGTAATTTAAAACGAATATGACAGCGGGCTGCGGTGCAGCGGTTTCAAGGCGCCGGACCGCACCGGAAAAATCTGCACCGCTCAGCGTGCCGTGGCATGGCGGATGCATTCACCTGTGCCCGCGCGACCTGCGGTGTATTTTGTCCCAGGCCGTGTCGAGGATACATTCAGTTCTTTTCAGCTTATATGGAAACGTCCGGCACAACGGCATGCAAGCAGGCATCAGAAGAATAATTCGTCATATTCTTCAATGAGCTGACGGGCGGCGAGCTTGCAGTCGTTCGGGCTGTCGATCCGGCAGGTTTTGGAATAACCGCGGTAAACCACACTGGTCTGCTCAAATGAGCCGTTCGGACCTTCCAGAAGCCGTGTCCGGATTTCATAGCGCTCGCCTGCGTTCAGTCCGGTCTCCAGAACCGCCTGTGACCGGGTCTCATTACTTACCGTCGTGCAGGCGCCAAGCAGCAGTGCCGTGGTCAGTGCTACAGATCTTACAACCATCATTTTACTCCGTTTTTGATGATGTTCCCGGTTATCCCCGGGCGCGCCAGCGCGCTTTACAGTCTTTATAAGGGTTCTCACGCATAACTGGTCACGCTGCAATTGCGACCGGCCGCCGCAGACCTGACCTGCGCCCCGCTCAGGCGACCGAAAACCATCCCATCATGCCGGACACCTGGTGCCCCAGCATGTGACAGTGGATCATCCATCTACCCGGATTGTCGGCCACAAAGGCGATTTCAGCGGACTGATCCGGAGCAATGAGAACAGTGTCCCGGATATCGCGATGCGGATCAGTCAGGACCTGAAAATGATGTCCGTGCAGATGCACGGCATGGGCAAAGCGGGTGCGGTTTTCGATTTTCATCCGGACCGTCCTGCCCTGCCGCGCGCTGAACATCGGCTCAGCCATGCCATGCGCGACCCCGTTGAAAGTCCAGGCCATACCGTGCGAAACAAGCTCGCGGAAATCCATTGTCCGGCCCTGATAGGTGGCCTTTTCGAGACCACGCATTGCACCGCCCTCCATGACGAGAACTTCGTCCTGCGGCTGCGTGAGATCCGGGGCCTGCCATCCGGGCCAGGCCGGCAGTGCCCGCAGATCAGCCGTGGTGGCCGTGGCCGCATCGCCTTTGGTAAGAAACCCTGCGATATCCACCCACTGACCATTGCCCGGATCAAAAAGGAGTGCGCCGCGCTGCTCTGTCGCTGTGGGGGCGTCAATCACCACATCCGCCCGTTGCGCGGGCGCCAGCACAAGCGTTTCGGCGGATCGGGGAGCGACCGGATGCCCGTCTACGGCAATCAACCGCGCGCCAAGCTCGGGCAGGGCGAGCGACATGACGCGCGCGGTGGCCGTGTTGATCAGACGCAGGCGGATACGCTCGGACGGGCGCAGACTGAATTCCGGCCATGCCGCGCCATTGACGGTTACAGTGTTGCCCAGGCGGCCCGCGTGGGCCGCTGCGTGCAGATCATCCCACCTGTCGTTGACGATCGCGGCATCGCTGTCGAGCAGCCAGTCATCCAGCACAAGGGTCAGGTCGCGTGCGGCACTTCCGACCTCGCCTGCCCAGGGGGTGGCATCTTCGACGATCAGCGGGCCGGAAAGCCCTCGCGCGACCTGCTCAAAGCTTCGGTTGTGTGAATGATACCAGTATGTTCCGGGATCCGGCGCGACAAAGTCATAGTCAAAATGATCCCCCGGCACGACGGCGGCCTGGGTCAGGGGCGCGGCACCATCCATGGCGTTGTCAATTCGGATGCCGTGCCAGTGCACTGCCGTTGCCTGTGGCAGATCGTTCTGCAGCCTGAAGCGTACTGCTTCGCCGGCAGTAACCCGGATCTCCGGACCCGGCACGGTGCCCGGTCCGGAGATCCCGTAAGCCCAGACCTCTGTACCCGGATAGCCCTGCGGTGCGAGCTGCGCTGTCGCTGGCATTGCGCGTAACACGGGCAGATCGCCTTGTGCCCGACCGCGGCCCGGCATGAGCAATGCCGCGGTCAGGGCTGTTGATTGCGCCATGAAGGACCTGCGTGTCGTATATGCCATCGGAAATTCCTTTCACCCGGTTGGCTGTGGCGGGCGGCAGATGCAGCCCGGCGCACGCTTCAGAGAATGACACCAATTGCCGCAGCTTCAAGCGCGATAGAGCGACGCAGGGGCACAGCAACAGCATGTAAGACAGACGACGGGGCGTGTGCCTGTCAGCAAGCTGTCTGCACATCGTGTGGGGGGTCCGGGGCGCGCTCTGCAGGGGGGCGTACAAAGTGGGCGGTCTCCCGGATCTGTCAGGCTCTGTGCCGCTGACAGGTGTGCACTCAGTCACTTTTCCGCCAGGGTCGTTTGCCATGCTGCATGGGATGCCTTGCCTATGACCATGGTTTTATCTTAGCTGCGGGCGCAATGTCAGTTCGTAAAAGCATATCCTCAAAGACACCGTGCGTCCGCGCGAAGAACTGCTCTGACAGCGGTGCGAGCACTGCTGATGCCGCGGGCGCCCCGCTGTGACCGTCTCAGATCATCAGCAAACCGGTGCAAATGGTGCGACCGGCGCGGGCAGCTCCGGGCCCGCGCATGCGATCTACAGAAATACCCGGCATTTCAGCAGTCTGAACGGGCTGAGGTTTCTGTGCATCTTTGCGGTCTTGTGGCACCATGCACCGGTCTGGGCCCAGATGGCCGATGCCCCGCAACTCCTTCGGCGCGGGTTTCTCGGTGTCGACTTTTTCTTTGTTCTCAGCGGCTTTCTCATCACGACCCTGCTTCTGAGGGAGGAAGACCAGAACGGCCGGTTTTCTCTTCGCGGGTTCTACTGGCGGCGGTTTCTGCGCATCGTGCCGGTCTACTTCCTCGTCGTCACGCTGATCGCTGTTTTCTTTATCGGCGTGAAGGGCAGGACCGGCTATCTCGAACTTTTGCCGTTTTACTATCTGTTTTTGTCTAACTTTCTGGCCAGTGATATTCCGATGCTGGCGCCGACCTGGTCATTATCGGTTGAAGAGCAGTATTATCTTGTCTGGCCGCTCCTTCTGCTTCTGACGCCGCGGCGCTTTATTCTGCCCGTTCTGGCCGGGCTGATCGTTCTGAATGTAGTTGCAGTGACCGGCGGGCTGCGCGTGATCGGCATCCGCCCGATAAAAATTGACCCGCTGGTGATCCGGATGTTCACCGCGACTTATGCCCCGATCCTGATCGGATCAGGGCTTGCGGTGATCCTGCACAATAAAGCGGGCTTTGATGCCCTTGCACGGGTATTCGGCAGCCGGTTTGCGGCTCCGGTGGCGTTTTTGCTGCTGCCTGTTCTGATCCACTTTCTGCCGGCTGATCTGACCGGCTGGCCCAATCTGGTACTGCACTTTTACATGGCAGCCTGCCTGACAAGCATCGTCATTCGCGAGGATCATCTGTTGCGGCCGTTCTTTGTTTTCCGGCCGGTCGCACGGGTGGGAGAGATCAGCTACGGTATCTATCTTTACCATCTGATCGCGCTGCACATTACGGTGTCGTATCTCAGTGCCGGAATACGTCTGGACGGGTGGCTGATCTTTGTCACCTACAGCCTGGTTGCCATTCTGATTTCAGAGCTCAGTTTCCGGTACTATGAGACCCCGTTTCTCAACCTGCGCCACAAGAAAAGTCGGTCACAATCTGTGCCGTGAGCCTGCTGGCGTGTAAAACGGCGCGGCGTCTGTCGGACCCGCGCACGTCAGGAAACGGCCTGGCCCCGGTTGTTTTCTCTGAATCCCTGCAGGCGTTAAGCTTAACTCTGTACGCCGGCGGCACATGCAGCGCGAGGTGCTGAGCGCAGGGGACATGATCGTGACCCCGCACTGCGGTGCCTTCCGGGTCTGCGTTGATGTCGGGCAAATCACTCCCGAGTAACCATATACAGGTTTTGGCGCATTTCCGCCAGTTTCGGTCTGGCCGGATGGGTTGCCCGCTCACTCATACTGATCGCGCAGGATGGCCAGCCGATGGAGGCAAAAAGTCATGGCTGTGCGCTGGCGAAATTCCTGTGACCGTAGCGGCGGGAGGTCCTGCGTTCGGCAGGTTCCCCTTTGCACGGTTTCGTCTGATACTACTGTTTCAGGCACCAGGATCAGCATCGCATCATGGACGGCACGGACCGGGATTTTATAGCGCAGACAAGCCGCGCGCGGAGCAGGAAGCCGGGCCAGTTTCTGACGCCGGGGCCGATTGCCGGTCTGATGGCGGAGTGCATTGCGCTCCACAACCCGGCCAGCGTGTGTGATCCGGCGGTAGGGACGTGCATCCTGCTCAGGCCTGTCTTGCCGTGGCGGCGGGCAGGGTGGACGCTGAGCTGCATCAAAGCTCGTTTCAGGCGACGGACCCCGGCCCGCTGGATGCCGTAATCGCCAATCCACCCTAAATCCGGCACCGCGGGTATATTTATGACCGTGCGCTCTGCAACCGCCTCTCTGCAGTCGTCGGCGCGCCACTGTCACGGTTTAGAAACACTTGTGCGTTGTTTCTTATCGGCAGCATGGATGCCCTGCGCCCGGGAGGTGTTGGGGCCTTTCTGGTGCCGGCCGAATTCGCCAATGCCAATGCCAATGCCAATTTCGCAGAGCCGGTAAAACGATAGATGCTTGCCACCGGATGCCTGAAGCGCATCGTATATTATGACACATCGCGGCTGGCCCTTGACGATAATCTGTCCACCGGATGCACTCTGTTTTTCCGCAAGGACCGCGGAGCAGGAGACGTCGAGGTCGCTTTTGCTGACCCGGATGCAGGTCACGCCACGTGGGCAGGTGTCACCGGGGACGCCTGCAGCGTTGTGTCGCGGATCAGCCGGGATGTACCGGCCGCTTCGGGAAAACGGGACCATCTGATACGGTCGGGAGACCGCGATATTCATCCCGGTATGGTCCCGCTCAGGACGCTCGCGAGGACACGGCGCGGGATTGCGACCGGTGCGAATGCATATTTTCTGTTGCCTGATCATTGTGCGCGTGAGGCGGGTGTTTAAGATCTGACCATGCCCTGTGTGGGCAAATCAAAGGACGTGACCTGATATGTCTTCAGCCAGAGCGATCCGGAAGCGCTCGGACGGGACGGTATGCCCACCCGCCTTGTCGATTTAAGAGCTCCCGCCACGCCGGATCACTTCAGGTACATCGATGCAGGCGTGGCGCAGGGCATGCACCAGAGGTATCTGACCTCAAGACGAAAGCCCTGGTATTCCATGGAGCGTCAGGAAGCTGCCCCGGTCCGGGCAACAGTTTTCGGCCGCGGGAAAATGCGGTTTGTTGCCAATGATGCGCGGGTGCGGACCCTTACGGCATTTCATTGCATCTACCCGCTCAGTGAGGAGAAATCTTTTGTGCATGCGCTGACAGCCTGCCTGAATGCCGATTTTATTCAGGAGATGTCACAGGCGCATCAGCGCGCCTACGCTGGTGGGTTGCACAAGTTCGAGCCACGCGATCTTCTGGATGTCTGCGTGCCCGATCTGCGTTGCGTTTCGCCCGGTACGATCCGCGCACTTGCCGCGATTTTGCAGCGACCGGATTTTTCGGGAGGTGTCGAAGAGCTCGGCTGTCTCTTGCTAACGGCCGCGCGGGAGGCGCAGGCAGGGGCGGGTCTTTCCGCGACGGGGTAGCAGCAGGCACCGGCGATTGCATGCGGCAGGATGGCAGATGACGTGTGCCTGACGGCTGTGCAGGTCGCGCGCAGTTTTCCTGAGCCCGGAGCCTGTTCCTCAGAGCGCCGTCCAGAGGCCGGCCATGCCGACAACAATCAGGCTGAGCGCCCAGAGAATATCCATGTTGAACCATGCCTGAGACAGAAATTTAAGGCCCAGCCAGCTGTAAACACCGACGGCGACAAGCCCGCCTGCAAGGGTCATCGCAGCGGTATGAGAGGCGGCGACGGCGAGGGCGATCCCGATGTTATCACTCATCAGCATTGCTGCGGCCTGGTGCCCGCCTTCTGTATCCTCAATCCCGCAAAGCCCCAGATAAACGGGCAGAAGCATCAGCCCCGCGCCATGCGCCATCGCCGCCAGAAAGGACCAGAGCGCCAGTTGCGACGGGCGGACGCGCGCCAGAAACCGCGGATGGCGCCGCCGGATTAGCAGAAACACGCCCAGGGTGATCACCAGCAGCCCGGCCCCGATGCGGATTTCGCGTTGCCAGTCCACCAGCGCGAACATCATCGAAAAGGGCAGCAGAATGGCCGACATGGCCAGAAAATGCCCCAGCGCCAGCATCGCCAGTGCTGACGGAAGCGCCCGCCTGCGCCCTTCCATGAGAGCGGCAGAGACCGACAGCGGCCACCCCATGCCGGGGTTCACACCGTGATAAAGACCGGAGGCGATGACGGCCCACCACAAGGCCGCCATCATGGGTTCATCGCCCATGCTCAGCTGTTGGGATAGCAGAAGCTGTCTGTGGAACAGTCGCCGCCTTCCAGCCGGATCTGATGGCTGCGATAGCCGTCGGGGAAGCCGACCCAGAACTTCTCGTCCAGCTCCAGCCCGCCGTTCTCACCCACATTCGCCATGACCATCGCGGCACCGCGTTCACCCGGATAGAACTGATCGTCCCAGGTGGAATAAAGCGAGTTGGTCCAGTAGACGCGTTTGCCATCGCGGCTGATCTCCACCATCTGCGGGCCATAACCGAACGCGTTGCCGTTGGGGTGTTTCGTCTTCCTGACGATGCCGCCGATCTCAACCTTGCCGGCCAGGGTCGGGTTCATCGGGTCCGAGACATCATACTGATGCATCTCGCCGGTGCCCCAGCAGGCGACGTATAGAAACCGGTCATCCATGCTCAGATCGATGTCCGTCACAAGCGGTGGCACGGCTTCAAACCCTTTCAGCAGGTCGGGCAGATCGTCGGCGGAGGCAGGTTGCGGATCGATTGTGATTGTCTTTTTCGCCTCGAAGGTGCCGTCGTCATTGCGCCACCAGGTAAAGATCGCGCCCTGCAGGTTGGTCGTATCCACCACCACTCCGCAGAATCCGTATTGTTTGGCCGGGTCATGCGCGGGCCGGATCTCGAGGGCCATCTGATGGTTTTCGCCCAGATCGATGGTCTGCACGTTCTTGCGCGCCCGCAGATCCCAGAAGTGTATCTTGTGGCCGTATTTGTTGCTCAGCAGATCTTCGGCGACGATACCATTCTCGAACTGTGGCGGCAGACCCCATTCGGAGCTGATCATGTAGTCACGCGGCAGGTTCCACCAGAAATCGTAGTGTTTATCCTGAATGCCGCGGTCCATCTCGTAGCGCCCTAGGATGTCAAAGGTCTCGCAATCCATGATGAAGATGCCCGGAGGGCCGTCAGTGCCGTCTTTGCCACCGCCACCCAGGGTCGAGACATAGATACCTTCGGGGCCGCAGTGGATGGTATGCGGGCGCGAGTAACCTGTTTTCTCAAAGACCTCTTCGGGTTCGATGATTTTATGAATTTTCGCTTTCAGCGGTTCTTTGACGTCGATCACATAGATGCGACTGGAGCGGATGCCGGGGATGATCAGATAACGGCGCTCCAGAAAGGCGTGTCCGGTCAGCGGGCTCAGGGCCGAGGAACAGGCGTTCCAGCCAAAGTGGTGAAACTCGTCGCCCTTATTGGGCATCAGCAGCTGGTGCACGATCTCGCCATAGGTGTCCGAGCCCGGGTCCACATCCACGACAGCAAGGCCGTCGGGTTGCGATCCGTCCGGACTGAGCATCAGAGTGAAAGCCAGCGTTTCGACCGGGGCGGCCATCGCCAGTTTCGGTGTCGCGTGAAATGTAGGATCGGGTCTCAGGTTCATAGCTTATTCCTCCCAGAAAGCTGGTGGTCTTTGCCTGTGCTGAACCTGCCGTCGTTTTCAGTCAGTAACGATTATTTATGTGAATGCGTCAATAGAAGTGCAGGCATGGCATACACCGGAGGAACCGCACAGCCGCGAAGTCCGGGGGGTCAGTAGTCCGTTTCCACAGGACGCTGGCGCGCATCTGAATGCATGCTCCGGATGCTCCATTCTACCGC is part of the Roseobacter ponti genome and encodes:
- a CDS encoding multicopper oxidase family protein, translated to MAYTTRRSFMAQSTALTAALLMPGRGRAQGDLPVLRAMPATAQLAPQGYPGTEVWAYGISGPGTVPGPEIRVTAGEAVRFRLQNDLPQATAVHWHGIRIDNAMDGAAPLTQAAVVPGDHFDYDFVAPDPGTYWYHSHNRSFEQVARGLSGPLIVEDATPWAGEVGSAARDLTLVLDDWLLDSDAAIVNDRWDDLHAAAHAGRLGNTVTVNGAAWPEFSLRPSERIRLRLINTATARVMSLALPELGARLIAVDGHPVAPRSAETLVLAPAQRADVVIDAPTATEQRGALLFDPGNGQWVDIAGFLTKGDAATATTADLRALPAWPGWQAPDLTQPQDEVLVMEGGAMRGLEKATYQGRTMDFRELVSHGMAWTFNGVAHGMAEPMFSARQGRTVRMKIENRTRFAHAVHLHGHHFQVLTDPHRDIRDTVLIAPDQSAEIAFVADNPGRWMIHCHMLGHQVSGMMGWFSVA
- a CDS encoding acyltransferase family protein; translation: MTVSDHQQTGANGATGAGSSGPAHAIYRNTRHFSSLNGLRFLCIFAVLWHHAPVWAQMADAPQLLRRGFLGVDFFFVLSGFLITTLLLREEDQNGRFSLRGFYWRRFLRIVPVYFLVVTLIAVFFIGVKGRTGYLELLPFYYLFLSNFLASDIPMLAPTWSLSVEEQYYLVWPLLLLLTPRRFILPVLAGLIVLNVVAVTGGLRVIGIRPIKIDPLVIRMFTATYAPILIGSGLAVILHNKAGFDALARVFGSRFAAPVAFLLLPVLIHFLPADLTGWPNLVLHFYMAACLTSIVIREDHLLRPFFVFRPVARVGEISYGIYLYHLIALHITVSYLSAGIRLDGWLIFVTYSLVAILISELSFRYYETPFLNLRHKKSRSQSVP
- a CDS encoding N-6 DNA methylase — its product is MDGTDRDFIAQTSRARSRKPGQFLTPGPIAGLMAECIALHNPASVCDPAVGTCILLRPVLPWRRAGWTLSCIKARFRRRTPARWMP
- a CDS encoding selenium-binding protein SBP56-related protein — translated: MNLRPDPTFHATPKLAMAAPVETLAFTLMLSPDGSQPDGLAVVDVDPGSDTYGEIVHQLLMPNKGDEFHHFGWNACSSALSPLTGHAFLERRYLIIPGIRSSRIYVIDVKEPLKAKIHKIIEPEEVFEKTGYSRPHTIHCGPEGIYVSTLGGGGKDGTDGPPGIFIMDCETFDILGRYEMDRGIQDKHYDFWWNLPRDYMISSEWGLPPQFENGIVAEDLLSNKYGHKIHFWDLRARKNVQTIDLGENHQMALEIRPAHDPAKQYGFCGVVVDTTNLQGAIFTWWRNDDGTFEAKKTITIDPQPASADDLPDLLKGFEAVPPLVTDIDLSMDDRFLYVACWGTGEMHQYDVSDPMNPTLAGKVEIGGIVRKTKHPNGNAFGYGPQMVEISRDGKRVYWTNSLYSTWDDQFYPGERGAAMVMANVGENGGLELDEKFWVGFPDGYRSHQIRLEGGDCSTDSFCYPNS